The nucleotide window ttacataccGAAACCATGTTTTCGGTATATtgggttaaatgaaatattaacattaattttgcctggtgtttttcttctttaccttttttcaACATGGTtactagaacatttaaaattatatttgactgGCATTATATTTCTGCTGGGGAGTGCTGCTCTAGTGCATTCAAAAataggatttgatttttttagcaTCATTTCAGTAGTACATTTCTTTAAGGAAGTATACCTGTacaggagaaacagactcattaCAAAAGAAGGATAGGGAGAAACAGggatttgcagatgaggaaattgattCTAGAAGAAAGTTAGCACCCTGTCTCAGTTCCTCTCAGTCTGGGATGAAGGTGGTTGGCTGCCTGAAGCAAGTGCTCTCATTCCCTAGCTCCATCTAATTTCCTAGCTGGGGCCCagacaggggagggagaaggcacTCTAAAACTCCTCTGCCCTTACCGTCTTAGCCATCAAGCTGTGAGTGGGAGATAGTGGCGATAGGACAGAAATTTTCCCTGGGCCTCTCAGGGCGACCAGCCCTGGCTGAGAGAAGGAGAAGGCACGAAGTGAACCCCTTCTTCACTCCCAGGACCATCTCGTAGAGCTGCTGCTGCACCTCTTTCTGCCAATAGGCATAGATGAGTGGGTTGAGCAGGGAGTTGCCCACACCGAGCAGCCACAGGTACCGTTCCAGCACCAGGTAGAGGTAGCACTTCTGGCAGGCCACCTGCACAATGCCAGTGACAAGGAATGGGGTCCAGGACAGAGTGAAGCTCCCAATGAGAACAGCCACGGTGCGAACAGCCTTAAAGTCACTGGGAGTCCGTGGAGGCCGGCATGCTCCAGTCCCGGCTCCTGCTTGTTCCATCTTTCGGATCTGCTGGCTGTGCATGGAGGCAATCTTGAGCATGTCGCAGTAGAAGAAGACAAAGAGCAGCAGGGCTGGGAAGAAGCCAACGCAGGAGAGGGTCAGCACAAAGCGTGGGTGAAACACAGCAAAGAAGCTGCAGGTACCGTGGTAGGTAGTCTGCTGGAATACGGGGACTCCAAGTGGGAGGAAGCCAATGAGGTAAGACACCAGCCACAGCCCACCAATGCAGGCTCCCGCCATGAGCCCATTCATGATCTGGAGGTAGCGGAGGGGCTGCTTGATGGCAAGGTACCTGTCAAAGGCAATCAGCATGACTGTCAGGACAGAGGCAGCGGCGGAAGAAGTAACAAATGCCATCCGAAAGCTGCACAGGGTCTTCTGTGTGGGCCGAGCCGGGGTGGAGAGCTGGTCTGTGACCAGGCCAGAGATGGCCACACCAAGCAAGGTGTCAGCCACAGCCAGATTCAAGGTGAAGCAGAGACCGACACCATCATTCTTGTGTATCAACAACAGCACAGCCACGGCCACTAGCACATTAACAGCAATAATGAGGGAGGCCAGGACAGCAAGGATCACTCCAAATGGGAAAGATGACTCCATGTCTTGAAGTGGTAGGACTTCCACTTACCAGGGCATGCTGGCTCTCTGGCTCAGATTCTCATGGACTAGGGGAGAAAGAGGTGGGTTCAGAGCTGTAGCACAGGTCTGGCCACCGCTGGCAGTACAGGCTGGCAGCTTGCCATCTCTGAGATCCTGCTGGTCACGAAGAATCCCTCACCCCCTCTCTTTCAGTCCTCGGCCTCTTGCCTCTCCCACTCTCTGAAGGTGACAGTCCTAGTGCGGACCTCCCCCTGGGCCTTGAGCTAGTCCCTCCTCCTCCAACAACCAAGTTACTAGACAACTCCTGAGTACCTGGTACATACTGTCTGGCCAGACTATCTTCCTTCATTTATGCTTTGAGGACTTTTCTTTGGAGGGACTGGGGCACTCATCAAGTCTCCTGTCTGGCAAAAGATATAACAGACTCTAATCAcactttttcttcctccatcGCTTTATATGAAActtccccttcttttcctcaGCCTCAACTAGCTTAACAACTAATCTCAGCTTAATTTAGTACTTGCTTCATAATGAATTCTCAGTCAATACTATTACTGCTTTC belongs to Canis lupus familiaris isolate Mischka breed German Shepherd chromosome X, alternate assembly UU_Cfam_GSD_1.0, whole genome shotgun sequence and includes:
- the GPR119 gene encoding glucose-dependent insulinotropic receptor, translated to MESSFPFGVILAVLASLIIAVNVLVAVAVLLLIHKNDGVGLCFTLNLAVADTLLGVAISGLVTDQLSTPARPTQKTLCSFRMAFVTSSAAASVLTVMLIAFDRYLAIKQPLRYLQIMNGLMAGACIGGLWLVSYLIGFLPLGVPVFQQTTYHGTCSFFAVFHPRFVLTLSCVGFFPALLLFVFFYCDMLKIASMHSQQIRKMEQAGAGTGACRPPRTPSDFKAVRTVAVLIGSFTLSWTPFLVTGIVQVACQKCYLYLVLERYLWLLGVGNSLLNPLIYAYWQKEVQQQLYEMVLGVKKGFTSCLLLLSARAGRPERPRENFCPIATISHSQLDG